One Candidatus Symbiobacter mobilis CR genomic window, CATTGCCCGGGCTTCGTACACCTGGTACGCATCGACGATGAAATCCTTGCGCAGCACGGGCACGCCGCACACCGAGCGCGCCGATTCCAGATCCTGCGGCTTACCTTGAAAAAAAGGCTGGTCCGTCAGCACCGACAGGCACGCAGCACCATGGCTGGCGTAGCGCTGTGCGATCCACGCCGGATCGAAGTCCTCGCGCAGTACCCCCCGGGAAGGGCTGGCTTTCTTGATTTCCGCAATGAACGCCGCATTCCCGGCTCGCGCCCGGCTACACACCGCGTCGGCAAAACCCCGAAGCTGTCCCTTCGCTTCGGCCCGTTCGCGCACGATGTGCAAGGGCACTTGCGCAGCGCAACGCTCCACCTCTGCGTGCTTGGCGGTGAGGATTCGCGCAAGGATGTCCGACATCGCACTACTCCTGCTTCGGATCCTGCGTGGGATCCTGCTTCGGCGCCAGCGACTGCACATAAGAAACCAATTGACCCAGCTTGGCTTTGGCCGAGCCGGATGCAATCGCCTCACGGGCACGACGCACGCCGTCCGCCATCGTGGGAACGACATTGGCAGCGTACAACGCCAACCCGGCGTTGAGGACGACGACCTCCCGTGCAGGGCTGGCAACGTTGTCGAGCACCCCTTGCAGCATCACCCGAGACTGCTGCGGTGAATCCACCCGCAACGCACGGCTGCTGCACATGTGCATCCCAAAGTCTTCGGGATGGATTTGGTATTCAGTAACCACGCCGTTTTTGTATTCGCCGACGAGGGTGGCAGCGCCTAACGATGCCTCGTCCATGCCATCAAGCCCATGCACCACGACTGCGTGCGCTACCCCTAGCCGTTCCAGCACCCGCACCTGGATACCAACGAGATCCGGGTGAAACACCCCCATGAGGATGTTGGGCGCCCCGGCCGGATTGGTCAGTGGCCCCAGCAGATTGAAAAGAGACTTGACCCCCAGTTCCCGCCGCACCGCAGCGACATACTTCATCGCGGGGTGGTGGTTCGGCGCAAACATGAAGCCAATGCCCACGTGTTCGATACACGAGGCGATGGCCTCCGGGGGCAAATGAATATCGATCCCGAGTGCCTCCAGCACATCGGCGCTGCCACTTTTGCTGCTGACACCGCGGCCACCATGCTTGCTGACCTTGGCCCCCGCCGCCGCCGCGACGAACGCCGAACAGGTCGAAATGTTGAACGTGCCCGCACCGTCCCCGCCTGTACCCACGATGTCGACCAGCTCGGTGCTGTCGGCAACGTCGACCTTGGTCGCGCATTCGCGCATGACCTGCGCCGCAGCAGAGATCTCGCCGATGGTTTCCTTCTTGACGCGCAACGCAGCAATGAACGCCGCCAGCATCACCGGAGACCATTCGCCATGCATGATCTGGCGCATGATCCCCAGCATCTCGTCGTAAAAAATTTCCCGGTGTTCGATCACCCGCGCCAATGCTTCCTGCGGGGTAAGCCGAGCATCGTTCTGCATGGCTTCCGTGCTTATGGTGGTCGGAGTCGTCATGGTGCGCCTCAGCTTCCCCTACGCATCAAATCGAAAAAATCGCTATTGGTCTTGGTGGCACGCATTTGCTTGAGCACCATTTCCATCGCTTCGATCTCGTCCATGTTGTAAAGGAACTGGCGCAGGATGCGCGTTTTTTGCAGGATGTCTGCTGGCAGCAGCAATTCCTCGCGCCGGGTTCCGCTGCGATTGAGCTGGATCGACGGGAATACCCTTTTTTCGTACAAGCGCCGGTCAAGGTGGATTTCGGAATTGCCCGTTCCCTTGAATTCTTCGAAGATGACCTCGTCCATGCGGCTGCCGGTATCAATGAGCGCCGTGGCGATGATGGTCAACGACCCCCCTTCTTCCACGTTACGCGCCGCGCCCAAAAACCGCTTGGGACGTTGTAGTGCGTTGGCATCGACCCCGCCGGTGAGTACCTTGCCACTGGAGGGAACGACGTTGTTGTACGCACGGGCCAGGCGGGTAATCGAATCCAGCAAGATGACGACGTCTTTCTTGAGTTCGACAAGCCGCTTGGCCCGTTCGATCACCATCTCGGCCACGTGTACATGCCGCGCAGCGGGTTCGTCAAAGGTCGATGCAATCACCTCTCCTTTGACGGTGCGCTGCATTTCGGTCACTTCCTCAGGGCGCTCGTCCACAAGCAACACCATCATGTGGATATGCGGGTAGTTGGCTGCGATCGAATGGGCAACGTGCTGCATCATCACCGTCTTG contains:
- the trpC gene encoding indole-3-glycerol phosphate synthase TrpC; this encodes MSDILARILTAKHAEVERCAAQVPLHIVRERAEAKGQLRGFADAVCSRARAGNAAFIAEIKKASPSRGVLREDFDPAWIAQRYASHGAACLSVLTDQPFFQGKPQDLESARSVCGVPVLRKDFIVDAYQVYEARAMGADAILLIVACLDDGALLEYETLAHALGMAVLVEAHDAVELERALRLRTPLVGINNRNLKTMDISLGTVLSLRTQVPADRTVVCESGLRTHQDVVRMQDAGIHAFLVGSACMTASDPGLALAELFG
- the trpD gene encoding anthranilate phosphoribosyltransferase, translated to MTTPTTISTEAMQNDARLTPQEALARVIEHREIFYDEMLGIMRQIMHGEWSPVMLAAFIAALRVKKETIGEISAAAQVMRECATKVDVADSTELVDIVGTGGDGAGTFNISTCSAFVAAAAGAKVSKHGGRGVSSKSGSADVLEALGIDIHLPPEAIASCIEHVGIGFMFAPNHHPAMKYVAAVRRELGVKSLFNLLGPLTNPAGAPNILMGVFHPDLVGIQVRVLERLGVAHAVVVHGLDGMDEASLGAATLVGEYKNGVVTEYQIHPEDFGMHMCSSRALRVDSPQQSRVMLQGVLDNVASPAREVVVLNAGLALYAANVVPTMADGVRRAREAIASGSAKAKLGQLVSYVQSLAPKQDPTQDPKQE
- the rho gene encoding transcription termination factor Rho, coding for MHINELKALHVSEVLKQAEDLEIENTGRMRKQELMFAIIKKRARAGEQILADGVLEVLPDGFGFLRSPDTSYTASTDDIYISPSQVRRFNLHTGDMIEGEVRTPKDGERYFALNRLDKVNGGGPEENKHKVMFENLTPLFPKEQMRLERDIKGEENITGRIIDIIAPIGKGQRALLVAPPKSGKTVMMQHVAHSIAANYPHIHMMVLLVDERPEEVTEMQRTVKGEVIASTFDEPAARHVHVAEMVIERAKRLVELKKDVVILLDSITRLARAYNNVVPSSGKVLTGGVDANALQRPKRFLGAARNVEEGGSLTIIATALIDTGSRMDEVIFEEFKGTGNSEIHLDRRLYEKRVFPSIQLNRSGTRREELLLPADILQKTRILRQFLYNMDEIEAMEMVLKQMRATKTNSDFFDLMRRGS